In the Macrobrachium rosenbergii isolate ZJJX-2024 chromosome 23, ASM4041242v1, whole genome shotgun sequence genome, one interval contains:
- the LOC136851094 gene encoding fucolectin-6-like produces the protein MPSIYSVNNAEYQATNGYYCYKYDSCSVTKIMSNPWWKADLQKEYFVSALIVKPRDDNFDFNNIEIRFGNSPTISQNPVFDTYPGSTPPAGTVLTFKPPNPIEGRYLSFQSLNTNAAFSMCEVQIIEA, from the coding sequence ATGCCGTCGATTTATTCCGTGAATAACGCTGAATACCAGGCCACCAACGGGTATTACTGCTATAAATATGATTCCTGTAGTGTCACCAAAATCATGAGTAACCCCTGGTGGAAGGCCGATCTCCAGAAGGAGTATTTCGTCTCAGCCCTCATCGTGAAACCGAGAGACGACAACTTCGACTTCAACAACATCGAAATACGATTTGGAAATTCGCCTACAATCAGCCAGAACCCAGTATTTGACACATACCCGGGATCGACACCTCCAGCCGGAACTGTTCTTACTTTTAAGCCTCCGAACCCTATAGAAGGAAGGTACCTCTCCTTCCAGTCACTTAATACAAATGCCGCTTTTTCCATGTGCGAGGTGCAGATCATTGAGGCCTAA